GAAGAGGTCGATCGAGTTTTAAGATCAACATATTGGAAGAACGAATATGGAGAAGCTGTAAAACAATTGGCTCCTTATGCCGGTTCTAACGATATAGATATCAGAGGAAAGGCTAAGTTCTTCCTCGGAATGTCTTTTTATAAAAAGGGCGAATATAATAAAGCCCTAAAGTTCTTCGTACAAAAAGATACAAAGAACTATAATCCGGAACGAACCGAGTTCTGGACCAAACAATGTCTGGCCCGGATCGGCGGAGGAAGAAGATGAATCGTTCCATCATATTAGTTACGGGATTTTTATTCGTATGTGCAGGTCTTCTTACAGGGATTTATACTGCGGTGATCCAGGATACGGATTCCACGAACAAAGGGATCTTGGAAAAAGTCAGGGAAGGAGAGGAATTCTTAAAACATTCCAATCCTAAATCTTCAGATAAGGCCTTGGATATTTTTGCTGAATTGTCCTCCAAGGATGTGGGCTCAGATCTTTCTTTTCGGATCCAATACGATTTGGCGACGGCTCTGGATAAAACCGGAGATAAAATGAGAGCCCTTGGTATCTTTAGAGAACTGAACCAAAAAGAAGGTTTAGCTCGCGAGGAAAAGGCAAAGGTTGCTTATGGACTTGGGAATCTTCTTCTTTTATTAAATAGGGATGAAGAAGGGAAAGGCCACTTAGAGGAAGTTCTCAGAACTTCCGGAGATAATAAACTCAGATCCAACGCGTTATCCGCAATCGCAGATTATTACATGAAAAAAGGCAATTACGATCAGTCTAGAAAGAACTATGTATTGGCCTTACAAGAAGATCCTGAAAACGTAAAAGCTAGAGTAAGATGGGGAAAATCTTTGCGTAGAATGGGCAAAGATTGGTCCGCTTACGATGTGTATGAAGACTATGTTCAGTCGGATGCATACTTCGATCCTGACAAGGTTGCTGTAGATAAAGAATTCCGCTCCGGGCTTTTGGAAAAGGGAAGAGAATTATACGTACGCAAAGAATATTACTCTGCGATCGAGACCTTGAAAAAGGCATTGGATATAGGTGTCAGCGAAAGAGCTAGAGAGCAAGCATGGTACTATATCGCAGAAAGTTACGATGCTTTGGGAAAATCGGAGCAAGCGATCCAGTACCTAAACAAGATCCT
The sequence above is a segment of the Leptospira hartskeerlii genome. Coding sequences within it:
- a CDS encoding tetratricopeptide repeat protein — protein: MNRSIILVTGFLFVCAGLLTGIYTAVIQDTDSTNKGILEKVREGEEFLKHSNPKSSDKALDIFAELSSKDVGSDLSFRIQYDLATALDKTGDKMRALGIFRELNQKEGLAREEKAKVAYGLGNLLLLLNRDEEGKGHLEEVLRTSGDNKLRSNALSAIADYYMKKGNYDQSRKNYVLALQEDPENVKARVRWGKSLRRMGKDWSAYDVYEDYVQSDAYFDPDKVAVDKEFRSGLLEKGRELYVRKEYYSAIETLKKALDIGVSERAREQAWYYIAESYDALGKSEQAIQYLNKILENADGTLDQAAMFRKGTIYFRGGKYEKAAAVFQESADRNPDSPVGKKSATWKKEALDQIEDDLRYKDGEGGGKAKPSDDDRQDEDWKY